Proteins from one Clostridium cellulovorans 743B genomic window:
- a CDS encoding helix-turn-helix domain-containing protein — MEVSYKKLWKILIDKEMKKKDLQADAAISWASVTKLSKGENVSMEVLIKVCKALECDIGDIVELIPGENDSTEG, encoded by the coding sequence GTGGAAGTAAGTTATAAAAAATTATGGAAAATCCTAATAGATAAAGAGATGAAAAAGAAAGATTTACAGGCTGATGCAGCAATCAGCTGGGCTTCTGTTACAAAACTTTCTAAAGGCGAAAATGTGAGCATGGAAGTATTAATAAAAGTATGTAAGGCCTTGGAATGTGACATTGGAGACATTGTTGAGTTGATTCCGGGAGAGAATGATTCTACAGAAGGATGA
- a CDS encoding IS30 family transposase, whose product MSKYLTYEERLDIQACLKENLSFGAIGKIVKKDRTTIAKEIKKHATEIKTGYSGWPYNTCKRRSSCKLKRICKKEECTHPSAQYCKICRNCNDLCSEFEEEICSSSFKPPYVCNGCGQLNRCTLKKMMYYADDAQTAFEENISDARSGILSSEAELARLNTLISPLIKQGQSIHQIYIDHINELMCSEKTLYNYIDACLFDVRNIDLPRKVKYRPRYKKSEFKVDKGCRIGRNYKDFQAFMEKNPELSIVQMDSVIGSKGGNVLLTIHFVNTSLMLAFVRDSNTSQSVIDVFEHIYQVIGKTEFKNLFPVILTDNGSEFSNPKAIEFGPDGLRRTYVFYCDPSSPYQKVSIEVNHELVRRILPKGTTFELLDQKDICLMMNHINSYKRKKLNNRSPFQAFSFYYGEDLLHRLDCFSVAAEEIILKPALLKK is encoded by the coding sequence ATGTCTAAATATTTAACTTACGAAGAACGCCTTGATATTCAGGCGTGTTTAAAAGAAAATCTTTCTTTTGGAGCAATTGGCAAGATAGTTAAGAAAGATCGTACTACTATCGCCAAGGAGATAAAAAAGCATGCAACTGAAATAAAAACTGGATACAGTGGGTGGCCATACAATACCTGTAAACGCCGCTCAAGCTGCAAACTAAAACGTATATGCAAAAAAGAAGAGTGTACTCATCCTTCAGCACAGTACTGTAAGATTTGTCGCAACTGCAATGATCTTTGTTCAGAGTTTGAAGAAGAAATCTGTTCAAGTAGTTTTAAACCACCTTATGTTTGTAATGGGTGTGGACAGCTTAACAGATGTACTCTTAAAAAAATGATGTATTATGCAGATGATGCCCAGACCGCCTTTGAAGAAAACATATCAGATGCAAGGAGTGGAATTCTCTCAAGTGAAGCGGAGCTTGCAAGACTGAATACTTTGATTTCACCACTGATTAAACAAGGTCAATCGATACACCAGATATATATCGATCATATAAATGAGCTCATGTGTAGTGAAAAGACACTCTATAACTACATAGATGCATGCCTCTTTGATGTACGAAACATTGACTTACCACGCAAGGTAAAATATCGACCACGCTACAAGAAATCAGAATTCAAAGTTGATAAAGGATGCCGTATAGGCCGGAATTACAAAGATTTTCAAGCCTTTATGGAAAAGAATCCAGAGCTTTCTATTGTACAAATGGATTCCGTTATAGGAAGCAAAGGTGGAAATGTCCTATTAACCATTCACTTTGTGAATACTAGTCTTATGTTGGCGTTCGTGCGTGATTCAAATACCTCACAGTCGGTTATTGATGTTTTTGAACATATTTATCAGGTAATAGGAAAAACAGAGTTTAAGAATTTGTTTCCAGTCATCCTTACGGATAATGGCAGTGAGTTCTCCAATCCGAAAGCCATTGAATTTGGACCTGATGGACTTAGAAGAACTTATGTGTTTTATTGTGATCCAAGCAGCCCTTATCAAAAGGTCTCCATAGAGGTAAATCATGAGTTAGTTCGAAGAATTCTCCCTAAAGGGACTACTTTTGAGCTTTTAGACCAAAAAGACATATGTCTTATGATGAACCATATAAATTCATACAAAAGAAAAAAGCTGAACAACAGGAGTCCATTCCAGGCGTTCAGCTTTTACTATGGAGAAGATTTACTACACAGGTTAGATTGTTTCTCAGTAGCAGCTGAGGAAATCATTCTAAAACCAGCACTTCTCAAAAAATAA
- the tcmP gene encoding three-Cys-motif partner protein TcmP: MASSNNSKIISDAHPHTVKKFELIETYIKSWAQKLMLTESCTGLVFIDCMCNSGVYKNNNKEIVYGTPIRVAKALLDVARRYPEKQVQLYLNDYIEAKIEELKKHLPSNERNFQVVTTVYEGNELLKWIGPQLNQNSHMHFFLLYDPYDASIDWDALLPFFRHWGEVLINHMISDSIRAIPQVKRDNKKKKYENTYRVSDISELVPYGNDKASYEKRLLEIINLMKGSSRRKYHVATFPFFNTKNAMVYDLVHCTSHEAGFKLFKSTAWKTFGDKSSSKNRHGNEEQLVLDFFNEGCCSTIVDEYCYNLHNIASYVQENFKGREDIPLEDIWALLDAHPVFPSYGYKTEIKRILKKDYDAKVSTNTVSFADRRG, translated from the coding sequence ATGGCTAGTAGTAATAATTCAAAGATAATCAGTGATGCACATCCACATACGGTCAAGAAGTTTGAATTGATTGAGACCTACATAAAATCATGGGCACAGAAATTAATGTTAACCGAAAGTTGTACCGGCCTTGTATTTATTGATTGCATGTGCAACAGTGGAGTATATAAAAATAATAATAAAGAAATTGTTTATGGTACACCTATACGTGTAGCAAAGGCTTTGTTAGATGTAGCTAGGAGATATCCAGAAAAACAGGTGCAATTGTATTTAAATGATTACATCGAGGCAAAAATAGAAGAGCTGAAAAAACACCTTCCATCCAACGAAAGAAATTTTCAAGTTGTTACGACCGTTTATGAAGGCAATGAACTACTTAAATGGATAGGACCGCAATTAAATCAAAATAGCCACATGCATTTCTTTTTGCTATATGATCCATACGATGCCTCTATTGATTGGGATGCACTTTTACCATTTTTTAGACATTGGGGTGAAGTGTTAATTAATCATATGATTTCAGATTCTATTCGTGCTATCCCGCAGGTCAAACGTGATAATAAGAAAAAGAAATATGAAAATACATACCGGGTCAGTGACATCTCAGAATTAGTTCCTTATGGAAATGATAAGGCATCCTACGAAAAACGACTACTGGAAATTATAAACCTTATGAAAGGGTCTTCGAGAAGAAAATATCACGTAGCAACATTTCCATTTTTTAATACAAAAAATGCGATGGTTTACGACCTTGTTCATTGTACTAGTCATGAGGCGGGATTTAAACTGTTTAAGTCAACAGCCTGGAAAACTTTTGGTGATAAGTCATCATCAAAAAATAGGCATGGAAACGAAGAACAGTTAGTATTAGATTTTTTTAATGAAGGGTGTTGTAGTACTATTGTTGATGAATATTGCTACAATCTGCACAATATCGCGTCTTATGTTCAAGAGAATTTCAAAGGACGAGAAGATATTCCATTAGAAGATATTTGGGCCCTTCTTGATGCACACCCGGTGTTCCCTTCATATGGGTATAAAACTGAAATTAAAAGAATACTAAAGAAAGACTACGATGCGAAAGTATCAACGAATACAGTATCTTTCGCAGATAGGAGAGGATAA